A single window of Granulicella mallensis MP5ACTX8 DNA harbors:
- a CDS encoding dienelactone hydrolase family protein: protein MIPACAWSAVKAHLQAVAVLDLVASQPVPAPLQALATEPITTSEIKINTSQGTVRARLYTPLHHPKAPALVVLHGVHHLGMDEPRLIAFASAMASCGLRVLTPELPDIKDYHIGANSIATIGDTATWLAQQDGGQPVGVMGLSFSGGLSLLAASDPKFQPSIKFVVAVGSQDEMSRVAEYYRTGKDLRPNGTVELLAPHEYGALVLEYENLEDYVPAPDLEPLRAVLRAHLYEDLAAEKSALSRLTPSQLAEVKQLMDTTSTATHDRLAAAETKHIAEMAGVSPHGHLRQLTTPVYLLHGEGDNIIPSAETLWMADELPSETLKASLVSPVLTHIDIDNHGPTAMDRWQLVHFFGLILDAAAH from the coding sequence GTGATCCCAGCTTGCGCCTGGTCTGCGGTCAAGGCCCATCTACAGGCAGTCGCGGTCCTGGACCTCGTGGCCAGCCAGCCGGTGCCTGCACCGCTGCAGGCCCTGGCGACTGAGCCCATCACCACCAGCGAGATAAAAATCAACACGAGCCAGGGCACCGTGCGCGCTCGGCTCTATACGCCGCTGCATCATCCGAAGGCGCCCGCGCTGGTCGTGCTGCATGGAGTGCACCATCTCGGCATGGATGAGCCACGATTGATTGCCTTCGCCTCGGCCATGGCCTCCTGCGGTCTGCGTGTACTCACACCGGAGCTGCCGGACATCAAGGACTACCACATCGGCGCGAACTCTATTGCAACCATCGGCGACACAGCCACATGGCTGGCACAACAAGATGGTGGACAACCTGTAGGGGTTATGGGCCTGAGCTTCTCAGGCGGGCTGTCGCTCCTCGCCGCCTCTGATCCAAAGTTCCAGCCGAGCATCAAGTTTGTCGTCGCCGTTGGTTCGCAGGACGAGATGTCGCGTGTAGCCGAGTACTATCGCACCGGCAAAGACCTGCGCCCCAATGGGACCGTAGAGTTGCTGGCCCCGCATGAATACGGTGCGCTGGTGCTGGAGTATGAGAACCTCGAAGACTACGTTCCGGCTCCCGATCTCGAGCCTCTGCGCGCCGTGCTGCGTGCGCATCTGTACGAAGACCTCGCCGCCGAGAAATCTGCCCTGTCCAGGCTGACGCCCTCCCAGCTTGCTGAAGTAAAGCAATTGATGGATACCACCTCCACGGCAACCCATGATCGACTGGCGGCTGCGGAGACAAAGCACATCGCGGAGATGGCCGGCGTCAGCCCGCATGGACACCTGCGGCAACTCACGACACCGGTCTACCTGCTGCATGGGGAAGGCGATAACATCATTCCTTCCGCGGAGACTCTATGGATGGCTGATGAGTTACCGAGCGAGACGCTGAAGGCTTCACTGGTCTCGCCTGTACTCACTCATATCGATATTGATAACCATGGTCCGACAGCGATGGATCGCTGGCAGTTGGTGCATTTCTTTGGGTTAATTCTAGATGCGGCAGCCCACTGA
- a CDS encoding threonine ammonia-lyase, producing the protein MPDLITLADIHAAQARIAGTAVRTPLVRLSRARLRMAGFAEFAENTPDIYLKDEAAQPIGSFKLRGAYNKIAQLSAEQLQRGVITYSSGNHAQGVAFAARARGAKAVIVMPSNAPQLKVEATKALGAEIVTVGPASLERKQKAEELETLHGYTMVPPYDDEAVITGQATCGLEIFEQLPNAGLVLAPVSGGGLLSGVASGIKLAAQAAGHVAPKIWGCEPELAADAKESFDTRTLVEWPAAKTTRTLADGLRTQSLGERNFRHILQFVDGIVTVTEDEIRTALRLILGATALVAEPSGAVTLATILFHAHELPKADKVVAVLSGGNLDPALRAELEAETKAINS; encoded by the coding sequence ATGCCAGACCTCATCACCCTCGCCGACATCCACGCCGCCCAGGCACGCATCGCAGGCACCGCCGTGCGCACGCCTCTTGTACGTCTTAGCCGCGCGCGATTGCGCATGGCCGGCTTCGCCGAGTTCGCAGAGAACACACCGGATATCTATCTGAAGGACGAAGCCGCGCAGCCCATCGGCAGCTTCAAACTACGCGGCGCGTACAACAAGATCGCCCAGCTTTCCGCGGAACAGCTGCAGCGCGGCGTTATCACCTACTCTTCGGGCAATCATGCGCAGGGTGTGGCGTTCGCGGCACGGGCGCGGGGAGCGAAGGCTGTCATCGTGATGCCCTCGAACGCACCGCAGTTGAAGGTGGAGGCCACCAAGGCGCTCGGAGCGGAGATCGTCACCGTTGGCCCGGCGAGCCTGGAGCGTAAACAAAAGGCTGAAGAGCTCGAAACGCTGCACGGTTACACGATGGTGCCACCCTACGACGACGAGGCCGTCATCACCGGACAGGCCACCTGCGGCCTGGAGATTTTCGAACAACTGCCGAACGCAGGGCTCGTGCTGGCACCCGTCTCCGGCGGAGGCTTGCTCTCTGGCGTGGCTAGTGGGATCAAGCTCGCAGCGCAGGCGGCAGGCCATGTCGCACCGAAGATTTGGGGCTGCGAGCCCGAGCTTGCTGCCGACGCCAAGGAGTCCTTCGACACGCGCACACTCGTCGAGTGGCCCGCCGCCAAGACCACCCGCACCCTGGCCGATGGCCTGCGCACGCAGTCACTCGGCGAACGCAACTTCCGGCATATCCTGCAGTTTGTCGATGGCATTGTGACCGTCACAGAAGACGAGATTCGTACCGCCCTGCGCCTTATCCTGGGCGCAACCGCACTGGTTGCGGAACCCTCCGGCGCAGTCACCCTGGCAACGATCCTCTTTCATGCGCACGAGCTTCCCAAGGCTGACAAGGTTGTCGCCGTACTCTCCGGGGGGAACCTCGATCCGGCGCTACGTGCTGAACTTGAGGCTGAAACAAAAGCTATTAACAGCTAA
- a CDS encoding SH3 domain-containing protein: MRFPSVTAAVLLLPGLLFAQKQKRDNRSGYERSARSTVLHTANVYATPDSSAPPIVTVTPGHEIVVTAHNGPWVNVFANTDTKEDVDPDSKPEFEDPEANPDPSSGWIRDKGIVGPTTPNGDVLIYGAAAEYEAQAMRPHAPKGADQAAHLLYHRVANYFPDSPLAPEAEFRAADIRWQLDKLDISTLPSAHEQEAFLRPQIYEGEFKHLMKLYPNSPFTARAAFELLDNKLCGDWQGLPKCPEMETQLYLKYADRYPDGPKSAEALYNAAYRQGALVTMYALDENKKNSEAAAKNCQSIADELRQKYPQSDFAARAATVAFRVKQGIPVYGNDRD; the protein is encoded by the coding sequence ATGCGCTTCCCTTCTGTCACCGCAGCGGTCCTGCTTCTGCCCGGACTGCTGTTTGCGCAAAAACAGAAGAGGGACAACCGCAGCGGCTACGAGCGATCGGCGCGTTCGACAGTGCTGCATACGGCCAACGTCTACGCCACTCCCGACAGCAGCGCCCCGCCGATCGTCACGGTCACTCCCGGCCATGAGATCGTCGTGACGGCGCACAACGGCCCGTGGGTGAACGTCTTTGCCAACACCGACACCAAGGAAGACGTAGACCCCGACTCCAAGCCCGAGTTCGAAGATCCCGAGGCCAATCCCGATCCAAGCTCCGGCTGGATTCGCGACAAGGGCATCGTCGGCCCAACCACACCAAACGGCGATGTACTGATCTATGGCGCGGCTGCCGAGTATGAAGCGCAGGCGATGCGACCGCACGCGCCTAAAGGAGCCGACCAGGCCGCGCATCTGCTCTATCATCGCGTCGCCAACTACTTCCCCGACTCACCGCTCGCACCCGAGGCCGAGTTTCGCGCCGCCGACATTCGCTGGCAGCTCGACAAGCTCGACATCTCCACGCTGCCCAGCGCGCATGAGCAGGAAGCCTTTCTGCGTCCTCAGATATATGAAGGCGAGTTCAAGCATCTGATGAAGCTCTATCCGAACTCTCCGTTTACAGCACGCGCGGCGTTCGAACTGCTCGACAACAAACTCTGCGGCGACTGGCAGGGCCTTCCGAAGTGTCCAGAGATGGAGACGCAGCTTTATTTGAAATACGCAGACCGCTATCCCGATGGTCCGAAGTCTGCCGAAGCGCTCTATAACGCGGCCTATCGCCAAGGTGCGCTGGTGACGATGTACGCGCTCGATGAGAATAAAAAGAATTCAGAGGCAGCAGCGAAGAACTGCCAGTCGATTGCCGATGAGCTGCGGCAGAAGTATCCGCAGTCGGACTTCGCGGCTCGCGCCGCGACCGTTGCTTTTCGTGTGAAGCAAGGTATTCCGGTCTATGGGAATGATCGAGATTAA
- a CDS encoding formylglycine-generating enzyme family protein — MSTDNNPKSCCTPTAVREASTPVEAPLVYTPGLAPNRATIPLPGGTFLMGTNYERGFPADGEGPVRPVSLSAFDIDTYPVTNADFAAFIAATNYRTEAEVFGWSFVFWSHIPEERFEEVVEDTVAMTPWWCKVPGATWNHPEGPGSDVKDRQNHPVVHVSWNDAAAYAAWAGRALPTEAQWEYAARGGLEQKLYPWGDELTPKGRHLCNIWQGQFPREDTAEDGYAGSCPVDSFPPNGYGLYSVTGNVWEWCADWFGTTFSTSQDPVGPPVGEAKVMKGGSFLCHASYCNRYRVAARTSNTPDSSASNIGFRCVGKAHPRIV; from the coding sequence ATGAGTACTGACAACAACCCCAAATCCTGCTGCACGCCGACAGCCGTCCGCGAAGCTTCAACTCCTGTTGAAGCCCCACTGGTCTATACCCCCGGTCTAGCTCCAAACCGTGCGACGATCCCGCTCCCCGGCGGCACCTTTCTCATGGGCACCAACTACGAACGAGGCTTTCCCGCCGATGGCGAAGGCCCGGTTCGTCCTGTCTCGCTCTCGGCCTTCGACATCGACACCTACCCGGTTACGAATGCCGACTTCGCTGCCTTTATCGCAGCGACAAACTATCGCACCGAGGCTGAAGTCTTTGGTTGGTCGTTCGTCTTCTGGTCACACATTCCCGAGGAGCGTTTCGAAGAAGTGGTAGAAGACACCGTCGCGATGACGCCCTGGTGGTGCAAGGTCCCCGGTGCTACGTGGAATCACCCGGAAGGCCCTGGCTCCGACGTGAAGGACAGGCAGAACCATCCGGTAGTACACGTCTCCTGGAACGATGCCGCAGCCTATGCCGCGTGGGCAGGGAGGGCACTGCCCACCGAAGCCCAGTGGGAGTATGCCGCTCGCGGTGGTCTTGAGCAGAAGCTCTATCCCTGGGGCGATGAACTGACTCCCAAGGGAAGGCATCTGTGCAATATCTGGCAGGGCCAGTTTCCCCGAGAAGATACAGCCGAAGATGGTTATGCCGGAAGCTGTCCGGTCGATAGCTTTCCACCGAACGGCTATGGCCTGTACTCCGTTACCGGCAACGTGTGGGAGTGGTGTGCAGACTGGTTCGGCACGACGTTTTCTACCTCACAAGATCCTGTGGGTCCGCCGGTCGGCGAAGCCAAGGTGATGAAGGGCGGATCGTTTCTGTGCCACGCCTCCTACTGCAATCGCTACAGGGTGGCGGCGCGGACCTCCAATACTCCTGATAGTTCGGCCTCGAATATTGGCTTTCGATGCGTAGGAAAGGCTCATCCCAGGATCGTTTAA
- a CDS encoding sulfatase-like hydrolase/transferase: MPETIESRRSFLKGTVATAVAAAVSGAAEAEQSKGAAAKPASRPNIVLYLADQFRSDFVGANGRNSSTHTPNIDAIAARGKNFTHAVTNQPVCAPARSVIFTSRYATETGVWHNGLELDKSLPTLAGELRKAGYSANLIGKWHLALENPAQGGSPGAVKAEDRGGFLDLWEGANAIENTSHPYEGTIWDRDGKEITYKDEYRVDFLTDRAEKFLRQKHDKPFFLFISQLEPHQQNDMHQPIAPKGAAARYVNSVVPDDLRALPGTWQAQLPDYYGCIESIDTSVGRVRRILEEEHLAENTIFVFISDHGCHFMTRNQEYKRSTHNSSIRVPLVIDGPGFRGTQQVPELIGLIDLAPTLLEAAGVPVPSTWKGHSVLPLLNDPEARQHWPNQQLIQISESMTGRAIRTPDWTYCVADMSGGKELAAKTYTEYQMYDQRADPNELVNLAGRKEYREKANELREQLKKLIVAAGEPEPEIVEAKLYP, encoded by the coding sequence ATGCCGGAAACGATAGAGAGCCGCCGATCATTTTTGAAGGGCACCGTGGCAACCGCGGTAGCTGCTGCTGTGTCAGGTGCCGCTGAGGCGGAACAGTCCAAGGGCGCCGCGGCAAAGCCTGCCTCACGTCCCAACATCGTGTTGTATCTCGCCGATCAGTTCCGGTCGGACTTTGTTGGCGCCAACGGTCGCAATAGTTCTACGCACACGCCGAACATCGACGCCATTGCAGCACGGGGCAAGAACTTCACCCATGCGGTTACCAATCAACCTGTATGCGCTCCGGCGCGCTCGGTAATCTTTACCAGCCGCTATGCCACGGAGACCGGAGTCTGGCACAACGGCCTGGAGTTGGATAAATCACTGCCGACACTTGCAGGAGAGCTGCGCAAGGCAGGCTACTCGGCGAACCTCATCGGCAAGTGGCATCTCGCCCTGGAGAACCCGGCACAGGGCGGCAGCCCGGGAGCGGTCAAGGCCGAAGACCGCGGTGGTTTTCTCGACCTCTGGGAAGGGGCTAACGCAATTGAAAACACCTCGCACCCTTATGAAGGAACGATCTGGGACCGCGATGGGAAAGAGATCACCTACAAGGACGAGTATCGCGTCGACTTTCTCACCGACCGTGCAGAGAAGTTTCTTCGCCAGAAGCACGACAAGCCGTTCTTCCTCTTCATCTCGCAGTTAGAGCCTCACCAGCAGAACGACATGCACCAGCCCATCGCCCCCAAGGGCGCGGCTGCGCGCTACGTCAACTCGGTGGTGCCTGACGACCTTCGCGCGCTGCCCGGCACCTGGCAGGCGCAGCTTCCGGACTACTACGGCTGCATAGAGTCCATCGATACTTCAGTGGGACGTGTGCGTCGCATCCTTGAAGAAGAGCATCTAGCCGAGAACACGATCTTCGTCTTCATCAGCGATCACGGCTGCCACTTCATGACGCGCAACCAGGAGTACAAGCGCAGCACGCACAACAGCTCGATCCGTGTGCCGTTGGTGATCGACGGTCCCGGTTTCCGCGGAACACAACAGGTTCCCGAACTGATTGGGCTTATCGATCTTGCGCCTACTCTGCTCGAAGCAGCAGGTGTTCCTGTGCCTTCCACTTGGAAGGGACACAGCGTGCTGCCGTTGCTCAACGATCCTGAGGCGCGTCAGCATTGGCCAAATCAGCAGCTCATCCAGATCAGCGAGTCGATGACCGGGCGCGCGATCCGTACGCCGGATTGGACTTACTGCGTCGCCGATATGTCGGGCGGCAAAGAGTTGGCAGCCAAGACCTATACCGAGTACCAGATGTACGACCAGCGCGCTGATCCCAACGAGCTGGTTAATCTCGCGGGCCGCAAGGAATATCGCGAGAAGGCCAATGAGTTACGCGAGCAGTTGAAGAAGTTGATTGTGGCGGCTGGAGAGCCTGAGCCTGAGATCGTGGAAGCGAAGCTCTATCCGTAG
- a CDS encoding TonB-dependent receptor domain-containing protein: MSLRRNISLLFVLIASLHVAAWAQVDTGAIVGTVADAQQQRVSGAAIKLRSEETGVERTAKSGSDGSFTFSPLAIGTYSLTVEQEGFERYVQKGLSITAQSTLREDVALHVGEVTQTVEVASTQPLLETQTSALQQLVDARRINDLPLNGRNVTFLAQTAPGVTIAQADSRGLAASGSFSANGARRGQNDYLLDGIDNNAAIADYVNQTQYVIMPPPDALQEFVVQTDNYTAEFGHSAGAVLNVSTKSGGDSFHGDAWEFFRNDVLDARNYFATAAAKPAFRQNQFGFALGGPVIIPKLYNGRGKTFFFFDYQGMRSAQDSSKVVTVPTAAENQSGFTNFADLITGQSGTKTDLLGRVFPVGTIFDPATSRPITGGQIDATTGLKATSTGYVRDPFYSGSIAGQTNFTNAGQVALLNRLPSARLSSSAIALLNLFPSPTAGGVTNNFTSFPTVTNNSDGIDLRVDQHFSDRDSAFVRYSYLDTDQLNPGPFQGIADGQASRPGNGWTQAQNVAVSETHIFTPQIVNEARVGYSRVVDIRQQPFANQLGLPAQYGIGGIPQFPGNGGLPTLTFGGLANLGQSGSLPSNKASDITQFSDNVTISRGHHVLRTGLLYQSLLYPTSTPSASRGSFGYSGIYTSIVSQTDGSTDRAQFLLNPTVNSIEHATTTAYDNIGGANTVSASSFPPISNLHRSYVGAYVQDDWRATSRLTLNLGLRWEHYGVPTERDDRQANFLPGPLSNPAVGAQFLVPRSQVAAVPQAFIALLNKDHIAFVPTDNRGLGTAQKENFAPRFGVAYQVNQRTVIHAGFGLFYGGYENYGLSAQPGANFPFNIATSYTAGNPVTPLTPDNSIGTLANGLTNVPLNAANANLSSITLLGRQYNWQSAYTEGYNLQVQYQLTATTVLKVGYAGSVSRHLQTPINTNTLDTVLPSTANAQTNSFFPDFARGGTFITPSGVTNYNGLQLDVTRRWSNGLTLDANYTWSKCMGDARDQLDNNIGSYRAPYVPGAGIGLDYALCDTDVRNIFHANGTYALPFGHGRALLTHGPAAYVAGGWSLQAIATVQDGQPLTVACSVTTAAGLGCNALKVAGQNPYAGPHNAKQFLNPAAFANPATTATGLAALGGSPTQVSGPAYHKLDASLFRQIPLVAGTRLEVRAEAFNITNTPNFSAPGSLTFTTPSTFASITSTRDNSRQLQFAAKIYW; the protein is encoded by the coding sequence GTGTCCCTGCGCAGGAACATCTCACTCTTATTTGTATTGATTGCATCTCTTCACGTCGCCGCCTGGGCCCAGGTAGATACCGGCGCTATCGTCGGCACGGTGGCCGACGCACAACAGCAGCGAGTATCCGGTGCCGCGATCAAGTTGCGCAGTGAGGAGACCGGTGTCGAGCGCACCGCGAAGTCAGGCAGCGATGGCAGCTTTACCTTCTCGCCACTTGCTATTGGGACTTATTCGCTCACCGTGGAACAGGAAGGTTTTGAGCGCTATGTGCAGAAGGGCCTATCGATCACGGCCCAGTCAACCTTGCGCGAAGACGTAGCCCTGCACGTAGGCGAGGTAACGCAAACGGTAGAAGTCGCTTCCACCCAGCCGCTATTGGAGACGCAGACCTCTGCGCTGCAGCAACTGGTGGATGCGCGCCGCATCAATGATCTGCCGTTGAACGGCCGCAATGTAACGTTCCTGGCCCAGACCGCTCCCGGTGTCACGATTGCGCAGGCAGACTCGCGCGGCCTGGCAGCCAGCGGCTCCTTCAGCGCGAATGGCGCGCGCCGCGGGCAGAACGATTACTTGCTCGACGGCATCGATAACAACGCCGCGATTGCGGACTACGTAAATCAGACGCAGTACGTCATCATGCCTCCGCCGGATGCGCTGCAGGAGTTTGTCGTGCAGACGGACAACTACACGGCGGAGTTCGGCCACTCTGCAGGTGCGGTGCTGAATGTGTCGACGAAGTCAGGCGGCGATAGTTTCCACGGCGATGCCTGGGAGTTCTTCCGCAATGATGTCCTGGATGCGCGCAACTACTTTGCGACGGCAGCGGCCAAGCCGGCTTTTCGCCAGAATCAGTTCGGCTTCGCCCTCGGTGGACCGGTAATCATTCCCAAGCTGTACAACGGCCGAGGCAAGACCTTCTTCTTCTTCGACTATCAAGGCATGCGCAGCGCGCAGGACAGCAGCAAGGTTGTAACTGTGCCTACTGCTGCCGAAAATCAATCTGGATTTACGAACTTCGCCGACTTGATTACAGGGCAAAGCGGAACCAAGACCGATTTGCTGGGCAGAGTCTTTCCCGTGGGCACGATCTTCGATCCGGCGACCAGCCGCCCCATCACAGGCGGGCAGATCGATGCAACCACCGGACTGAAGGCGACCAGCACCGGCTATGTGCGCGATCCTTTTTACTCAGGGTCCATTGCAGGGCAGACAAACTTTACCAACGCCGGACAAGTGGCGTTGCTCAATAGATTGCCCAGCGCTCGATTGAGTTCCAGCGCGATCGCTTTGTTGAATCTATTTCCGTCGCCGACCGCCGGGGGAGTGACGAATAACTTCACCTCGTTTCCCACGGTGACGAATAACAGCGATGGCATCGACCTGCGTGTCGACCAGCACTTCAGCGATCGCGATTCGGCGTTTGTACGTTACAGCTATCTCGATACCGACCAGTTGAATCCCGGGCCGTTCCAGGGTATTGCGGACGGTCAGGCGAGCCGTCCCGGCAATGGATGGACGCAGGCGCAGAATGTTGCCGTAAGTGAGACCCACATCTTCACTCCCCAGATCGTGAACGAAGCGCGCGTCGGCTATAGCCGCGTGGTCGACATTCGCCAGCAGCCCTTTGCCAATCAGCTAGGCCTTCCGGCGCAGTATGGAATCGGTGGTATTCCGCAGTTCCCAGGAAATGGTGGCTTGCCTACCCTGACCTTCGGAGGGTTGGCGAACCTGGGGCAATCGGGTTCTCTGCCGAGTAACAAGGCGAGTGACATTACGCAGTTCTCCGACAACGTGACGATCTCGCGCGGCCACCATGTACTGCGCACCGGGCTGCTCTACCAGAGCCTCCTGTATCCCACGTCGACGCCCTCCGCGTCGCGCGGTTCGTTTGGCTATAGCGGCATCTATACCTCCATCGTGAGCCAGACGGACGGCTCCACTGACCGCGCACAGTTCCTTCTGAACCCGACGGTCAATTCGATTGAACACGCTACCACGACCGCTTACGACAATATAGGCGGCGCGAACACCGTCAGCGCCTCCAGCTTTCCTCCTATCAGCAACCTTCACCGGAGCTACGTCGGTGCTTATGTTCAGGACGACTGGCGTGCCACCTCGCGCCTGACTTTGAACCTCGGCCTGCGTTGGGAGCACTACGGTGTTCCTACCGAACGTGACGATCGGCAGGCTAACTTCCTCCCTGGGCCTTTGAGCAACCCGGCAGTCGGCGCTCAATTCCTCGTTCCACGATCACAGGTAGCTGCAGTGCCGCAGGCCTTTATTGCGCTGTTGAATAAAGACCACATTGCTTTTGTGCCAACCGACAACAGGGGTCTGGGGACGGCACAGAAAGAAAACTTCGCTCCACGTTTTGGAGTGGCTTATCAGGTGAATCAACGTACAGTGATCCATGCAGGCTTTGGCCTGTTTTATGGCGGCTATGAGAATTACGGTTTGAGCGCACAGCCGGGCGCGAACTTCCCGTTCAATATCGCGACAAGCTATACCGCAGGCAATCCTGTTACCCCGCTAACGCCGGATAACTCCATCGGCACGTTGGCCAATGGGTTGACGAACGTTCCACTCAATGCAGCCAACGCGAACCTCTCGAGCATTACTCTTCTTGGCAGGCAGTACAACTGGCAGAGTGCCTATACCGAAGGCTACAACCTGCAGGTGCAATATCAACTTACTGCGACGACTGTCCTGAAGGTAGGCTACGCGGGGTCAGTCTCGAGACACCTGCAGACCCCGATCAATACCAACACACTCGATACGGTTCTTCCCTCAACTGCGAATGCGCAGACGAATAGTTTCTTTCCTGACTTTGCCCGTGGCGGTACTTTCATCACTCCGTCAGGCGTAACAAACTATAACGGCCTGCAACTCGATGTCACCCGCCGCTGGTCGAATGGCCTGACGCTCGATGCCAACTACACATGGTCGAAGTGCATGGGCGATGCGCGCGACCAGCTCGATAACAATATCGGCAGTTATCGCGCGCCTTATGTTCCGGGTGCCGGCATCGGGCTTGACTACGCTCTCTGCGATACCGATGTCCGCAATATCTTCCACGCGAATGGAACCTATGCTCTGCCGTTCGGTCACGGGCGCGCGCTGCTCACGCATGGGCCTGCGGCTTATGTGGCAGGCGGATGGTCGTTGCAGGCAATCGCAACCGTGCAGGATGGTCAGCCTCTCACCGTGGCCTGCTCGGTTACCACCGCGGCTGGTTTGGGATGCAATGCTCTAAAAGTGGCAGGGCAGAACCCTTATGCAGGTCCTCACAATGCGAAGCAGTTCCTGAACCCGGCAGCCTTTGCCAACCCTGCTACGACAGCTACCGGGCTGGCAGCCCTGGGAGGCTCTCCTACTCAGGTTAGCGGGCCGGCTTACCATAAGCTCGACGCTTCGCTCTTCCGGCAGATTCCCCTTGTCGCAGGAACGCGGTTGGAAGTTCGTGCCGAGGCTTTCAACATCACTAATACGCCGAACTTCTCCGCCCCCGGAAGCCTTACCTTTACAACGCCCTCTACGTTCGCGTCGATCACCAGCACGCGTGATAATTCAAGACAACTGCAGTTCGCTGCAAAGATTTATTGGTAG